The following proteins come from a genomic window of Corallococcus sp. NCRR:
- a CDS encoding SPFH domain-containing protein, protein MGLTIVLLFLAAAVVFGIVTGVRIVPQAKVMVVERLGKFHRVASSGLNILIPFMDSPRAMEMRAGNRFTRNTLVDLREQVMGFETVQVITHDNVNMEVGSVIYYQIVDPSRALYQVENLALAIEQLTMTNLRNVMGGLTLDQTLTSRETVNTKLRMVLDEATEKWGVKVTRVELREIEPPQAIKSAMAKQMTAERERRAEVTKAEGDKAAAILQAEGEKISRILRAEAERDAEIARAEGHKRAVMLEAEGKAEATRLTFEAIHTGRATPEVLALRYLETLQELGKGDNKMFVPYEATAALGSIATLKEVFANDAPAAAPQPQLPARAPSAAALSAQALARNAAASATLPATRRVQPPPSDE, encoded by the coding sequence ATGGGACTGACGATTGTTCTGCTGTTCCTGGCCGCCGCCGTCGTGTTCGGCATCGTCACCGGGGTGCGCATCGTTCCCCAGGCCAAGGTGATGGTCGTGGAGCGGCTGGGGAAGTTCCACCGCGTGGCCTCCAGCGGCCTCAACATCCTCATCCCCTTCATGGACAGCCCGCGCGCCATGGAGATGCGCGCCGGCAACCGCTTCACGCGCAACACCCTGGTGGACCTGCGCGAGCAGGTCATGGGCTTCGAGACCGTGCAGGTCATCACCCATGACAACGTCAACATGGAGGTGGGCTCGGTCATCTACTACCAGATCGTCGACCCCAGCCGGGCGCTCTACCAGGTGGAGAACCTGGCGCTCGCCATCGAGCAGCTCACCATGACGAACCTGCGCAACGTCATGGGCGGCCTCACGCTGGATCAGACGTTGACGAGCCGCGAGACGGTCAACACCAAGCTGCGCATGGTGCTGGACGAGGCCACGGAGAAGTGGGGCGTGAAGGTGACGCGCGTGGAGCTGCGCGAGATTGAACCGCCCCAGGCCATCAAGTCCGCCATGGCCAAGCAGATGACCGCCGAGCGCGAGCGCCGCGCCGAGGTCACCAAGGCCGAGGGCGACAAGGCCGCCGCCATCCTCCAGGCCGAAGGCGAGAAGATCTCCCGCATCCTGCGCGCGGAGGCCGAGCGCGACGCGGAGATCGCCCGCGCGGAGGGCCACAAGCGCGCCGTGATGCTGGAGGCCGAGGGCAAGGCCGAGGCCACCCGCCTCACCTTCGAGGCCATCCACACCGGCCGGGCCACGCCGGAGGTGCTCGCGCTGCGCTACCTGGAGACGCTCCAGGAGCTGGGCAAGGGCGACAACAAGATGTTCGTCCCCTACGAGGCCACCGCCGCGCTGGGCTCCATCGCCACGCTGAAGGAGGTCTTCGCCAACGACGCCCCGGCCGCCGCGCCCCAGCCCCAGCTTCCGGCCCGCGCCCCGTCGGCCGCCGCGCTGAGCGCCCAGGCCCTGGCCCGCAACGCCGCCGCGAGCGCCACCCTCCCGGCCACCCGCCGGGTGCAGCCGCCCCCGTCGGACGAGTAG
- a CDS encoding ATP-binding cassette domain-containing protein: MPSSSSVRAHRVCFSFTDAIPVLTDVEFHLAPGWTGLVGPNGAGKSTLLRLLSGELKPTSGQLQFEPDSPLVWLCPQGVEALTPDITTFADAWDALARRLQGQLGLDVTALERWPTLSPGERKRWQVGAALAREPDVLLLDEPTNHLDAEARAWLVAALRRFRGVGVVVSHDRELLETLTQATLRVHGGEAHLYPGAYSAAKGHWEAERESEIAAHQQSKAERDRAAQLLDNARREHQGATLSRSTSRRMRNKYDSDARGLGPSTLASWAESRLGHQVTVKRRELERAEAAVGTFTVDKTVGRSVFVDYVRSPNPWLFTFDTPGLKAGDVEVLGPTRLDVDREARIRIEGPNGAGKTTLLKALLEEARVPREKLLYLPQDLGTEETRALLDGVRELPPEERGRVMSLVAALGVDPHRLLASGQPSPGEARKLAIARGLGQHAWALVLDEPTNHLDLPSIERLEAALHDYPGALLLVTHDAPFARSCTTTRWRVANGRVEVE; this comes from the coding sequence ATGCCCTCGTCCTCCTCCGTGCGCGCGCACCGCGTCTGCTTTTCGTTCACCGATGCCATCCCCGTCCTCACCGACGTGGAGTTCCACCTCGCCCCCGGCTGGACGGGCCTCGTCGGCCCCAACGGCGCCGGCAAGTCCACCCTGCTGCGCCTGCTGTCCGGGGAGCTGAAGCCCACGTCCGGACAGCTCCAGTTCGAGCCGGACTCGCCGCTCGTGTGGCTGTGTCCGCAAGGAGTGGAGGCGCTCACGCCCGACATCACCACCTTCGCGGACGCCTGGGACGCGCTGGCGCGCAGGCTCCAGGGCCAGCTGGGTCTGGACGTCACCGCGCTGGAGCGCTGGCCCACGCTGTCTCCGGGAGAGCGCAAGCGCTGGCAGGTGGGCGCGGCGCTCGCCCGCGAGCCGGACGTGCTGCTGCTGGATGAGCCCACCAACCACCTGGACGCGGAGGCACGGGCGTGGCTGGTGGCCGCGCTGCGCCGCTTCCGGGGCGTGGGCGTCGTCGTGTCCCATGACCGCGAGCTCTTGGAGACGCTCACCCAGGCCACGCTGCGCGTGCACGGCGGCGAGGCGCACCTGTACCCGGGCGCCTACTCCGCCGCGAAGGGCCACTGGGAGGCGGAGCGCGAGTCGGAGATCGCCGCCCACCAGCAGTCCAAGGCGGAGCGGGACCGGGCCGCGCAGCTTTTGGACAACGCCCGGCGCGAGCACCAGGGCGCCACCCTGTCGCGCAGCACGTCGCGGCGGATGCGCAACAAGTACGACAGCGACGCGCGCGGCCTGGGGCCCTCCACGCTGGCGAGCTGGGCCGAGTCCCGCCTGGGCCACCAGGTCACCGTGAAGCGCCGCGAGCTGGAGCGCGCCGAGGCCGCGGTGGGCACCTTCACCGTGGACAAGACGGTGGGCCGCTCCGTGTTCGTGGACTACGTGCGCTCGCCCAACCCGTGGCTCTTCACGTTCGACACGCCGGGACTGAAGGCCGGTGACGTGGAGGTGCTGGGCCCCACGCGCCTGGACGTGGACCGCGAGGCGCGCATCCGCATCGAGGGGCCCAACGGCGCCGGCAAGACGACGCTGCTCAAGGCCCTGCTGGAAGAGGCGCGCGTGCCTCGCGAGAAGCTCCTGTACCTGCCCCAGGACCTGGGCACGGAAGAGACGCGCGCCCTGCTCGACGGGGTGCGCGAGCTGCCCCCGGAGGAGCGCGGCCGGGTGATGTCCCTGGTGGCCGCGCTGGGGGTGGATCCGCACCGGCTGCTCGCGTCCGGACAGCCGTCGCCCGGCGAGGCGCGCAAGCTGGCCATCGCGCGCGGCCTGGGCCAGCACGCCTGGGCCCTGGTGCTGGACGAACCCACCAACCACCTGGACCTGCCGTCCATCGAGCGGCTGGAGGCGGCGCTGCACGACTACCCGGGCGCGCTGCTGCTCGTCACCCACGACGCGCCCTTCGCCCGCTCCTGCACCACCACGCGGTGGCGGGTGGCCAACGGACGCGTGGAGGTGGAGTGA